GCTACGATCACGCCTATTCCTATTCCGTCCTGAGCATGCTGGACCGGCACCAGGCCGAGCGCCTCTTCCTGGAAAACCTCGGCTGGATCGAGCGCGTGCTTGGCACGCTCGCCCGGCGGCAGGGGCTTTCCGGCGACGACGCCGACGACTTCGCGTCGTGGGCCAAGCTGCGCCTGATCGAGGACGACTACTCCGCCCTCCGCCGCTTCCGCGGCGAAAGCGCGCCGGCCACCTACCTGACGGTGGTGCTGACGATGCTGGCCCGCGACTACCGGGTCCGCGAGCGCGGCCGCTGGCGGCCCTCCGCGGCGGCGCGGCGGCTGGGGCCCACGGCGGTGCGCCTGGAAACGCTGGTGCACCGCGACGGGTTCACGCTCACCCAGGCGGCCCAGCTGATGCGCACCACGGGCCACGGCGAGCTGGCGGACCGCGACGTGGCCGAACTGTGGCGGCAGCTGCCAGCCCGTCCGCCCCTGCGCCCCGTCGCAGCCTCCGACGAGGTGGTCGCCACCCTTCCCGCGGGTGAGCAGGCGGATGTGCGCGTGCTGGCGCAGGAATCCGAGCAGCGGCGGAGCGAGGCGGAGCAGGCCGTCGCCCGGGCCGTGGCCAGCCTGCCGGACGAGGACCAGGTGATCGTGCGGATGCGCGTGTGGCACGAAATGACGGTTGCCGACGTGGCGCGCGGCCTTAACCTGCCGCAGAAGCCGCTCTACCGGCGGATGGACCGCATCTTTTCGCAGCTTCGGCGCACGCTGGAAGCGGGCGGCCTTTCGCGCGAGCGGGTCCGCGGGTTGCTGGAGGATCGCGCGCCATGACCGAACCGGAGCGGGATAAACACCTGGCGGGTCCATCCAACAGGGGTGGACATCCTGACGAAAGGGAGTGGGTGAGGGACGAACGCGGGGCCGAGACGGGCTCCCGGGGCGATTGGGACGAGGCCGAGCGCCTCGCGGCGCTGCTCGACGGCCGCCTGGATGCGGACGGGCACGCCGACATCCTGTCGCGCCTGGCAACCGACGACGAGGCCCTGGCCACCTACGCCGAGGCCGCCGCTGTCACGCGCGCCCTGGAAGAAGAGGACGCCGCCGCTGGCGTGACGCCGCTCCGTCCCGCCGCGCGCCGCACTTCACCGTTCTCGGGAGCGCGGCGCTGGGGCGCGGTCGCCGCCGTCGCGGCCGCGGTCGCACTGGCGCCGCTCGCCTGGAACCGGATGCGGCCGGCTGGGCTGCAGGAGCCGGGTGCGCTGGCGGAGCGGCTGTCCACGACCGGCACCGCGCTCCCCGCCGGCTGGGACCCCAGCCCGTGGGGCAGCACGCGTTCCGCCTCGGACCCCATGACGCCCCGCGCCCGCGCCATCCGCATCGGCGCGCGGCTGGTGGAACTGGAGCTCGCGCTGCGCGGCCAGGATCCCGCCGCGGCGCGTACGGCGGCGCAAGTCGCCATCCTGCTGGGCGAACTCCCGGGCTCCGGGCCCGCGGTCTCCATCTTCCGCGACATCCAGGCCCGCGCAGGCGCGCCCTGGGCGGAACTGGAGCCCCAGATGGAGCAGGGCACCGAGGCCGCCGCCGCTATGGCGGGCGAGGAGGATGTGCGCCTCGGCGCCTGGCTCCAGGCCGCCCGCATCGCCGCTGCGCGCAAGCACGCCGAATTCTTCCGCACGCGTGCCACCAAAGCCGCCCTCAAATATCTGCATCAAGACCCCGCCACCCGCCCCGCCGCGGAGCGTATCCGCACCCTCACGAACGCTGAGGGCGCCCCGGATTGGGACGCCCTCGTCGTGGGGCTCGCGGGTGCTCTACGAGCCGTCGGCTAACTATTCGGCCTCTGCAGCGACCGCCCAGCACGTGTATGTGCGGCCCTCAATGGACCACGGCTGAAAGGCGAGCGAGCTACGCTTCTCGACCGATACGCACGAGTTAGGAATTGTGGTCGGCAATCCCCATCCTTTATCTAAGAAGCGGGGAGTAATACGCTTTGGGTCCGTCACTGGCTTCGAAAAGAGCCTGAAGTACCCGTGGAAGTGATGATCGGCCCAGCCGACATTCGGCGCTGGCTCCGTGGGTCCATGTGGCCTTTCGCCTCGAGGGAGATGATGAACCAGCAAGCGTATCGTCTTGCCGTCATCCACCTCGATGGTCCGGAACGGCTGTGCATTCGTGCCGTCCAGGTTAGCACGGTACAAATCGAGTTCTTGGCCGGCGATGTCGGGCACTGTCCAAGTCACCCAGTGGGCCAGATACGCGGGCGGGTGATTCTCGAAGTTCCACCGCGCGAGGCCGTAATGATGCGAGATGCAGCCGCCCCGCAGGATTACGCGTGAGTTGAGCTGGCCAGTCACGCCCGCCAGGTTCACTTTCTGGTTTACCAATGTCGCCTTGGACAGGTTCAACAGGCCTTCCGGAACCGGCCCGTGTGGCCTCCCGCCCAGGTGCGAAAAGTCCAGCGTCATCCCGTCGATCCAGTCGCTGGCGCGACCGAAGGTCAGTCTCGCTAAGTGGTGGGGAACCGGTGTGCCGGTCGAGCCGGTACTCGTGGTATCCTCAACCCCAGCGCGGTGGGTTCCATGATGCGCCGGGTGGGCAGCCATACCGTCGCCTTTCGGCATCAGCACATGAACTGCGCTCCCGTCCGCTGTCGGGACGAACATGCACAACCCTGTAAACTCGATTTCTAGATTGAAGCTCATGTGGTCTCCGGAGTGGATTGTTAGAGTCCTGTGTAGCGGAACCCTGCCCATGCGGACGGAGATCGCAGGGCGGGATCGTGGGACTGAAGCAACTTCAGCTGTGCCGTCCGCAACGCGGCAGAAGGGTTGGCAGATGAATCGTATGCTTCGTAGAAGGTCAGCATGAGTGCGCGGGTTCGAGCATCATCCACTCGCCACAAGCTGCCCATCACACCGCCCGCACCAGCCATCAGCATCGAACCGGCGAGGCCTGCAAACCCGCCCGTCCGGCCGGTGCTCGAGCGGATGGTCTGACACGCGGAAAGGACCACCAGCCTGATTCCCCGGAAATCCAGTTCGGAGAGGGCTGCAGCCGACAGCCGAGCACCACCCGTCGGTTCCCGGCCCGCCAGC
This genomic interval from Longimicrobium sp. contains the following:
- a CDS encoding sigma-70 family RNA polymerase sigma factor; translation: MLDRHQAERLFLENLGWIERVLGTLARRQGLSGDDADDFASWAKLRLIEDDYSALRRFRGESAPATYLTVVLTMLARDYRVRERGRWRPSAAARRLGPTAVRLETLVHRDGFTLTQAAQLMRTTGHGELADRDVAELWRQLPARPPLRPVAASDEVVATLPAGEQADVRVLAQESEQRRSEAEQAVARAVASLPDEDQVIVRMRVWHEMTVADVARGLNLPQKPLYRRMDRIFSQLRRTLEAGGLSRERVRGLLEDRAP
- a CDS encoding CHAT domain-containing protein; translation: AAMLAGAQATPDAFKENLRGASLVHYAGHAVFNDERPDRSFFVLAGREPTGGARLSAAALSELDFRGIRLVVLSACQTIRSSTGRTGGFAGLAGSMLMAGAGGVMGSLWRVDDARTRALMLTFYEAYDSSANPSAALRTAQLKLLQSHDPALRSPSAWAGFRYTGL